One Myripristis murdjan chromosome 18, fMyrMur1.1, whole genome shotgun sequence DNA window includes the following coding sequences:
- the LOC115376428 gene encoding V-set and immunoglobulin domain-containing protein 1-like yields MISFLLLVVLTASVCAGKIQVNVSQAVYQAEENSNITMEWTVTPIMPLTDFSIDISFRESQYKHFTSVYKMHYGVEQREYQDEKFTGRVQVDKDELRKGNIRLHLSSLRTSDSGSYDCHVFTRDEVIATESSLSVTAATPRPEEPEHTKGGRAFVFGAAPAAQAVLLPVVAVVAAAVVVVC; encoded by the exons ATGATCAGCTTCCTGCTGCTTGTTGTCCTGACAGCCTCTGTCTGTG CAGGAAAAATACAGGTGAATGTGAGCCAGGCTGTCTATCAGGCAGAGGAGAACAGTAACATCACCATGGAGTGGACCGTCACTCCCATCATGCCCCTCACCGACTTCAGCATCGATATCTCCTTTAGGGAATCTCAATATAAGCACTTTACGTCTGTATATAAAATGCATTATGGTGTTGAGCAGCGAGAATATCAAGATGAGAAGTTCACAGGACGAGTTCAGGTGGACAAAGACGAGCTGAGAAAAGGAAACATCAGACTTCATCTGTCCAGCCTGAGGACCAGCGACTCAGGCAGCTATGATTGTCATGTGTTCACCAGAGATGAAGTTATCGCCACCGAATCTTCACTCAGCGTCACTG CTGCGACACCCCGACCAGAGGAGCCAGAGCACACAAAAGGTGGAAGGGCTTTTGTCTTCggagcagcaccagcagctcaAGCAGTTCTCCTTCctgtagtagctgtagtagcagcagcagtcgTAGTAGTTTGTTGA